A genomic segment from Solenopsis invicta isolate M01_SB chromosome 5, UNIL_Sinv_3.0, whole genome shotgun sequence encodes:
- the LOC105202909 gene encoding alpha-tocopherol transfer protein-like isoform X1, producing MSIRRITLEEEMKKNPQLKLSDIQSLKEWCEKQSHLPKIEDSFLALFLHSNYYQMESTKRTIENYYTTRTHSSEFFCNRDPLEEKELRQAFKVSSIFRLNGVTKNGYKMIYRTFLDADPSHYIFKNDVKYGLMLLDMSFLMDGTNNGYVLICDASKLSFGHVIRMNPLEVKKCFYYIQEAAPVRLKAMHIINTPFAMRLFMRIAKPFIKQELMDMIHFHLSIESISKYIPVDALPNEVGGKAGSVQELAEIQIKQLEDCREWFLLDEATRRVNETLRINKRK from the exons ATGTCAATAAGAAGAATAACTTTAGAagaagaaatgaagaaaaatcCACAATTGAAGCTATCAGATATACAATCACTGAAAGAATGGTGCGAGAAACAATCGCACTTGCCAAAAATTGAGGATAGCTTTCTCGCCTTATTCCTTCAcagtaattattatcaaatggAATCAACGAAAAGAACAATCGAGAATTATTACACAACCAGGACGCAttcatcagaatttttttgtaatcggGATCCGTTGGAGGAAAAGGAATTACGACAAGCTTTCAAAGTTTC atcCATTTTCCGCTTGAATGGAGTAACAAAGAATGGCTACAAAATGATATATAGAACATTTCTGGATGCCGATCCTTctcattatattttcaaaaacgatGTTAAATATGGCCTAATGTTACTCGACATGAGTTTTTTAATGGATGGTACAAATAACGGTTACGTCCTTATCTGCGACGCTAGTAAGCTGTCTTTCGGTCATGTCATACGAATGAATCCATTggaagtaaaaaaatgtttctattatATCCAAGAAGCAGCACCGGTGCGTCTAAAGGCAATGCATATCATTAATACTCCATTTGCCATGAGATTGTTCATGAGAATTGCTAAACCTTTCATAAAGCAAGAGCTGATGGACATG ATACATTTTCATTTATCAATAGAAAGCATTTCCAAATACATCCCGGTGGACGCGTTACCAAACGAGGTGGGTGGAAAAGCAGGTTCTGTACAAGAATTAGCCGAAATTCAAATAAAGCAACTTGAAGATTGTCGTGAATGGTTTTTGTTGGACGAAGCAACAAGACGCGTTAACGAAACTTTGAGAATCAACAAGCGCAAATAA
- the LOC105202909 gene encoding alpha-tocopherol transfer protein-like isoform X2 gives MSIRRITLEEEMKKNPQLKLSDIQSLKEWCEKQSHLPKIEDSFLALFLHSNYYQMESTKRTIENYYTTRTHSSEFFCNRDPLEEKELRQAFKVSSIFRLNGVTKNGYKMIYRTFLDADPSHYIFKNDVKYGLMLLDMSFLMDGTNNGYVLICDASKLSFGHVIRMNPLEVKKCFYYIQEAAPVRLKAMHIINTPFAMRLFMRIAKPFIKQELMDMKAFPNTSRWTRYQTRWVEKQVLYKN, from the exons ATGTCAATAAGAAGAATAACTTTAGAagaagaaatgaagaaaaatcCACAATTGAAGCTATCAGATATACAATCACTGAAAGAATGGTGCGAGAAACAATCGCACTTGCCAAAAATTGAGGATAGCTTTCTCGCCTTATTCCTTCAcagtaattattatcaaatggAATCAACGAAAAGAACAATCGAGAATTATTACACAACCAGGACGCAttcatcagaatttttttgtaatcggGATCCGTTGGAGGAAAAGGAATTACGACAAGCTTTCAAAGTTTC atcCATTTTCCGCTTGAATGGAGTAACAAAGAATGGCTACAAAATGATATATAGAACATTTCTGGATGCCGATCCTTctcattatattttcaaaaacgatGTTAAATATGGCCTAATGTTACTCGACATGAGTTTTTTAATGGATGGTACAAATAACGGTTACGTCCTTATCTGCGACGCTAGTAAGCTGTCTTTCGGTCATGTCATACGAATGAATCCATTggaagtaaaaaaatgtttctattatATCCAAGAAGCAGCACCGGTGCGTCTAAAGGCAATGCATATCATTAATACTCCATTTGCCATGAGATTGTTCATGAGAATTGCTAAACCTTTCATAAAGCAAGAGCTGATGGACATG AAAGCATTTCCAAATACATCCCGGTGGACGCGTTACCAAACGAGGTGGGTGGAAAAGCAGGTTCTGTACAAGAATTAG